CCGCCCGCGGCCAGTACGAACGTTTCCGGCGAGTGCCCGGCCACCAGGTCGACGACGGCGGGGACAAACGTCAGGGTCGAGCAGCCCGACATTCCGTGGCCGCCGGCCTCGGCGCCCTGGGCGACGATGACGTTCGCTCCCGCCCGCAGCGCGGCATGCGCCTGCTCCAGAGTCTGCACCTGGCAGATCAGCGGAACCCCCGCGTCGCGGATGTCGCCGGCGAAGGCCTCGGGATCACCGAAGGACAGCATGATCGCCGCCGGCTGCCGGTTGAGTGCGACGGCCAGCGCCTCCGGCGCACGGGTCAGGCTCCAGGTGATGAATCCGCACCCGACGCGCGCGTCGCCGGCAGCGTCGAATTCGCGCTGCACCCAGTCAGCGTCGCCGTAACCCCCGCCGAGCAGACCGAGGCCACCGGCATGTGTGACCGCCGCCGCGAGCCGGCCGCCGGATGCCTGCGCCATCGGCGCCAGCACGATCGGGTGCTCGATACCGAAGTAGTCGGTGAGGCGATTGCGCAGCGACATCGCGGTGCCTCCCGGAGATCAGCGCCGCGCCGGCAGGGGAGAGTGATACCCGGCCATGGTGTAGAGCACCGGCGCCGCTGTGCGGGCGGCCACCACCCCGTAGGCGTCCTCCTGCTGTACCGCGAACACCTCGGGATCACCGAAGCCCCGGTCGATGCGGTCCCGGATGAACGCCAGCTGGACCACTTGCACGGCGAAGTTCTTGACCGCCTTGCCGGCAGGCCGGCCCCCGATGCGGGTGGCCTCGCGGATCGCCAGCTTGCGGGTGCGGATCGATCCCAGCCAGGTCGCTTCGTTGGGGCTGATCAGGCCGCCGGCCACCATGCCGGGCAGCTTGCTGGCGACCAGTTGCTGTTCGTGCCGGCGGCTCAACACGCCCAGCAGCACCATCAGCAGGAACACCGGAACCAACCAGAAGAAGTAAGTCACCAGGAAGAGTTGCCCGCCGCCCATCGCCAGCGAGGCGTTCCACGAGGCGTGCATCGCCACTGCGCCCAGGTAGCCGATCAGGATCACGATGGCCTTCGACCAGAACCCGTGGCGGCGCAGCGCGAAGAACACCCCGATCCCGGTCATCGTGGTGAACAGCGGGTGGGCGAACGGACCGAAGATCAGCCGGGCGATGGCCACCGCGGCCATTTTGGCCGGTGAGTCGGCCGGCGCGATGTAGACGATGTCCTCCATCCAGGCGAAACCCACCGCCACGACGCCCGCGTAGACCATGCAGTCGGTCAGCGAATTCAGCGCCAGCCGCCGGCGTCCGGTCAGCATGACCAGCAGGAACAGGCCTTTCGCGGCCTCCTCGATGAACGGCGCCTGGATGGCCGCCATGTCGAAGGTCTTCGACACCAGCGGCCGCACGGTGGCGACCGAGGACCCGAAGGTCTCCAAGCCCACCGCCAGCACCACGGCCACCGACGCGCCCCACAAGAACGCCAGTTGCAGCAGTCGGCGCGGCTCGGGTTCCCAGCGGTCCAGCCACCGGTAGCACAACAGCACCACCAGCATCGACATGCTCGCCAGTACCAGCGCGGTCAGGGTCCCGCCCGGGTTGGCCGCGGTGAAGAGCAACAGCAGGAATGCGGTGAGGACGGCGAGCAGGACAATGACGATGAGCGGCGCTCCGACTTTTCGCCGGTTCCGCATCTGAGGCATAGCGAGGGAGCGTAGCCACCGGTTTGTCCAGCGTGCAACGCGTCGAGTAGCCTCAACAGGTAGTCCTCGTCTAGTCCTAGACCAGATCGTGGGCCACCGCATGCGCAGCATGCGTGACAACACCCCGTCCCTACTACGCCACAATGTCCGGAGCAACCCAACACATGCCAAGTCCCACCGTGACCTCGCCGCAAGTAGCCATCAACGACATTGGCTCCGCCGAGGATTTTCTCGCCGCTATCGACAAAACGATCAAGTACTTCAACGATGGCGACATCGTCGAGGGGACGATCGTCAAGGTTGACCGGGACGAGGTCCTGCTCGACATCGGTTACAAGACCGAAGGGGTCATCCCCTCCCGCGAACTTTCGATCAAGCACGACGTCGACCCCCACGAGGTGGTGTCCGTCGGTGATGAGGTCGAAGCCCTGGTCCTGACCAAAGAGGACAAAGAGGGTCGTCTGATCCTGTCCAAGAAGCGCGCCCAGTACGAGCGCGCCTGGGGCACGATCGAAGAGCTCAAGGAGAAGGACGAGGCCGTCAAGGGCACCGTCATCGAGGTCGTCAAGGGCGGCCTGATCCTCGACATCGGCCTGCGCGGCTTCCTGCCGGCCTCGCTGGTGGAGATGCGCCGGGTCCGCGACCTGCAGCCGTACATCGGCAAAGAGATCGAAGCCAAGATCATCGAGCTGGACAAGAACCGCAACAACGTGGTGCTGTCCCGTCGTGCCTGGCTGGAGCAGACCCAGTCCGAGGTGCGCAGCGAGTTCCTCAACCAGCTGCAGAAGGGCGCCGTCCGCAAGGGTGTCGTCTCCTCGATCGTCAACTTCGGCGCGTTCGTCGACCTGGGCGGCGTGGACGGCCTGGTGCACGTCTCCGAGCTGTCCTGGAAGCACATCGACCACCCGTCCGAGGTCGTTCAGGTGGGCGACGAGGTCACCGTCGAGGTGCTCGACGTCGACATGGACCGCGAGCGGGTTTCGCTGTCGCTCAAGGCCACTCAGGAAGACCCGTGGCGCCACTTCGCCCGCACCCACGCGATCGGTCAGATCGTCCCGGGCAAGGTCACCAAGCTGGTGCCGTTCGGTGCGTTCGTCCGTGTCGAGGAGGGCATCGAGGGTCTGGTGCACATCTCCGAGCTGGCTGAGCACCACGTCGAGGTCCCGGACCAGGTGGTCGCGGTTGGCGACGACGCCATGGTCAAGGTCATCGACATCGACCTGGACCGCCGCCGGATCTCGCTGAGCCTCAAGCAGGCCAACGAGGACTACACCGAGGAGTTCGACCCCTCGAAGTACGGCATGGCCGACAGCTACGACGAGCAGGGCAACTACATCTTCCCCGAGGGCTTCGACGCCGAGACCAACGAGTGGATCGAAGGTTTCGACAAGCAGCGCACCGAGTGGGAGGCCCGCTACGCCGAGGCCGAGCGTCGTCACAAGATGCACACCGCGCAGATGGAGAAGTTCGCCGCTGCCGAGCACGCCGAGCCGCGCTCGGGTGCCAACGGTTCGCACCGCGACGAGGCTCCGGCCGGTGGTTCGCTGGCCAGCGACGAGCAGCTCGCCGCACTGCGTGAGAAGCTCGCCGGTAACAGCGCCTAAATCGCGCCCAAGCGGGTTGAAGGGGCGCAGATGCTGCGTATCGGTCTGACCGGCGGTATCGGCGCCGGTAAGTCGACGGTGTCGGCTGCCTTCAACCGCCACGGTGGCGTCATCGTCGACGGTGACGTCATCGCCCGTGAAGTAGTGGAGCCCGGTACCGAAGGCCTCGCCAAATTGGTCGAGGCCTTCGGGCCGGGCATCCTGCTTCCGGACGGAGCTTTGGACCGTCCGGCGCTGGCCGCGATCGCGTTCAGTGACGACGACAAGCGGGCCACCCTCAACGGCATCGTGCATCCGCTGGTGGCGCAACGCCGTTCGGAGCTGATCGCGGCAGCCGGTACGGATGCGGTAATCGTCGAGGACATTCCGCTGCTGGTCGAATCACAGATGGCACCGCTGTTCCCGTTGGTGGTCGTGGTGCATGCCGAGGTAGAGACTCGGGTGGCCCGGCTGACCGAAATCCGTGGCATGTCGGAGGCCGACGCGCGAGCCCGGATCGCCGCCCAGGCCACCGAGCCGCAACGGCGCGACGTCGCCGACGTCTGGCTGGACAACTCCGGCAGTCCGGATGACTTGGCTGCCAAAGCACTTGAGCTGTGGGAGCAGCGCATCCTGCCGTTCGCGCACAATCTCACCAACCGCCAGACGGTGCCGTCCCCGACGCAGCTGGTGCCGGCCGATCCGACGTGGCCGGACCAGGCGCAGCGCATCCTGGCCCGGCTGCGCACCACCTGTGGTCACCGGGCGACCCGCGTCGATCACATCGGGTCGACCGCGGTGTCCGGACTGGACGCCAAAGACGTCATCGACGTGCAGATCACGGTCGAATCCCTGGCGGTGGCCGACGAACTCGCCGACACATTGCTGGCTGCGGGATACCCGCGGTTGGAGGCGATCACCGCCGACAATGTCAAGACCGACGCCCGCAGCACCGTTGCGGAGTTCGACCACACCGATAGTCCGGCATTGTGGGACAAGCGGATTCATGCCTCTGCCGACCCGGGGCGGGCAACCAACGTCCACATCCGGGTCGCGGGCTGGCCCAATCAGCAGTTCGCCCTGCTGTTCCCGGCCTGGCTGTCCGCTGATGCCGCCGCACGGGCTGACTATCTGGCGATCAAGCGCGACGCCGAACGCGCGGCCGCCGACGGCGACATCGATGCTTATTGCGAGGTCAAGGAGCCGTGGTTCGACACCGCCTACCGGCGGGCGTGGGCGTGGGCCGACGACACCGGGTGGCGGCCTTAAAAGGGCTTACCGGCTGCTCTAAGCCATGCTGCTGATCAGCGCGCCGCAGAGCATCGCGCCGGTGTGGGGGTCATTGGTGTTGCCCCAGGTGTTGATGAAGCGCTCGCTCTTGACCGTGGTGACGTCGTCGACCTTGATCTCGCAGTGCACGGTCGCGGTCGTCGGGAAACGCAGGCGGATCACCATGCCGGCCTTGCTGGGGTCGGCCATCACGGCGTTGGCCTCGAACTGGCTGCCGAACGCGTCGAGGTCCGCGCTGGCGGTCTCGGTGTCGGTGCGCATGAAGGTGACCACGTTGCCGCTGTTCCAGGCGTCGACCTTCGCGATGTAGGTGACGTTGTGCAGCTCGTCTACGGCGGCGGCCGGAGCCGGGATCAGCTGACCACACCCGAGCACGGCTGCGGTGGTGGCAGCGGCGACACCGATTCGCAGTTTGGCGTTCATAGCAGCGGAGTTTAGCGCGGCTGCGGCAATGGCCCTCGGGCGTAACGTGCGTCACAGGTACCGCAGCCAAGCGGCCGGAATCACAAAATTTGCATGGCGCGCAAAGTTTGCATTGTGTGCAATGATTTGCGGGTGGATGCGCCGCAGGTCAGCTCGCTGAGAGAACGCCGGCGGCGCGAAACAGAAGCAGCCATCCATCGTGCGGCGGTCGAGTTGATCGCCGAACGGGGCTACGACGCGGTGACGGTGCCGATGATCAGCGAGCGCGCCGGCGTCTGTGTACGCACCTTCTTCAACTATTTCCCGAACAAGGAAACGTCGGTGGTGCTGCCGTTCCCGCCGTTCGACCCCGAGCTCAGTGCGGTGGTGCGAAGCGGGCCGGGCGCAGAGCGTCTGATGGCCGATGTGGCCGAACTGGTGATCAACCACATCGAGGTCCACACCGAGAACTCGGTCGGCCTCGCCACGCTGCTGCGGATGATCTGCGAGATCCCGGAGCTGCTCCGGTTACATACCGCCGAATTGGCCGAGCTGGAAACGCAGCTGGTCGAGCTGATCGCCCAGCGACTCCAGTTGCCCAGCGCCGATCGGCGCGTCGAAGTGTTCGCCAGCGCGGTGATGGCGACGGCGAACACCGGCATCCAGCGCTGGTCGCGCGACCCGGAGGCCGGCTCGTTGTCGGACGAGGTCCGGCGCTGTGTGTGCCTGCTGGAACCCCTGCAACACCTTTAGGCCCCTTGGGCCTACCGCGAAAGCGAAAGGGAAAGAACATTTTTGACTTCGTGAAGCGCGCCTGGATTCCCATGGTCGTGGTCCTGGTGGCGACGCTGGCAGGGTTTGCGGGTTTTCGCATCCATGCGGTGATGGCGCCCAAACCCGCGCCGACCGCCTTCATCGACGAGTCCAGACCCGTGATCCCCAAAGACGTCATCTACGAAGTGTTCGGACCTGAGGGGACGGCCGGCCAGGTGAACTACCTCGACGAGAACTCGCAGCCGCAGCGCGCCGATTTCACGACCTTGCCGTGGTCGTTCACCATCTCCACCAAGCTGACGTCCATCTTCGCCAACGTGGTCGCCCAGGGCGACAGCAGCTCGATCGGCTGCCGCATCACCGTCAACGGAGAGGTGCGCGACGAACAGACGGTCGACACCCATAACGCTCAGGTCTTCTGTCTGGTGAAGTCGGCATGAGCGGCGACACCGTCACCCATTCCCGGGTCGCGCGGTTCATTCACCGCGTGCCGCTCCTCGTCGTAGTGGCGTGGCTGGCGCTCACCGTCGTCGTCAACGTCGTTGTGCCGCAGCTCGAAGAGGTCGGCAAGGCACACTCAGTGTCCTTGGCGGCCAAGGACGCCCAGTCCTACCAGGCGATCAAGAAGCAGGGCGCCAACTTCGAGCAGTTCGACTCCGACAGCATGGTGATGGTCCTGCTGGAGGGCGATGAGCCGCTCGGCGACCAGGCGCGCACCTACTACCACGGCTTGGTGGAGAAGCTGCGGGCCAACACCGAGCACGTCGAGTACGTGCAGGACTTCTGGGGCGACCGGATCACCGCCGGTGGCGCCCAGAGTATGGACGACAAGGCCGCCTATGTGCAGCTGAACCTGGTCGGGGACCAGGGCACCACCACCGGCAAGGAATCGGTGCAGTCGGTGCGCGACATCGTCGACGGCAGCTCGCCGCCGCCCGGACTGCATGTCTATGTGACCGGCCAGGCCGCCCTGACGATGGACATGAACGACGCCGGCGACGAGAGCATGCTCAAGATGACGGCGATCACCTTCGTGGTGATCACGGTCATGCTGCTGCTGATCTACCGCTCGATGGCAACGGTGCTGTTGATCTTGTTCACCGTCTTCGTCGAACTGGGTGCGGCGCGCGGGATCGTGGCGGTACTGGGCCACTTCGAGATCATGGGGCTGTCCACCTTCGCGGTGAGCCTGCTGACCTCGCTGGCGATCGCGGCCGGTACCGACTACGCGATCTTCTTCATCGGCCGCTACCAGGAGGCCAGGGCGGCAGGCCAAGATCGCATCACCGCGTACTTCACCACCTACCACAGTGTTTCGCATGTGGTGCTGGGCTCGGGTCTGACGATTGCCGGCGCCACGTTCTGCCTGAAATTCACCCGGCTGCCGTACTTCGCATCCATGGGTGTGCCGTGTGCGGTCGGCATGCTGGTCGTGGTCGCCGCGGCGATGACGATCACCCCCGCTGTTCTGCTGCTGGGCACTCGGTTCGGCCTGCTGGAGTCCAAGCGGAAACTCTCGGCGCGGGGCTGGCGCCGGATCGGGACCGCGATCGTGCGGTGGCCCGGGCCGATCTTCGTGGTGACCATGATCGTCGCCCTGATCGGGATCGGCGTGCTGCCGTCGTACTCGGTGAACTACAACGACCAGTACTACATCCCCAAAAGCCTGCCGTCGATTCAGGGCTATGAGGCGTCGTATCGACACTTCTCCAAGGCCCGGATGAACCCCGACATCGTGCTCGTCGAGACCGATCAGGATCTACGGACACCGGGCAACATGCTGGTGCTGGACCGGATCGCGAAGAACATCTTCCGCCTGGACGGAATCGACAAGGTACAGAGCATCACTCGGCCGTTGGGGGCACCGATCGACCACAGCTCGGTGCCGTTTCAGTTGAGCATGCAGTCGGTGCCCATCACCGAGAACCTCGACTATCTCAAGGGCCGGATGGCCGACATGCTGCACATGACCGATCAGCTCGGTTCGATGATCGAGATCATGGAGCGCATGCACGCCCTGATGTCGGAGCAGGCCGGCGTCACCCACGACATGGTGGGCCACACCACCGAGATGAAGCAGGTCACCGATGAAATGCGGGACCACATGGCTGATTTCGACGACTTCTGGCGTCCGATGCGCAACTACTTCTACTGGGAGCCGCACTGCTCGGGCGTCCCGATGTGCTGGTCGTTGCGGTCGATCTTCGACGGGCTCGACGGGGTCGACAATCTCAGCGACAAGATGACGGCGATGCTGGGCGATCTGGAGCACATGGACACCCTGATGCCGCAGATGGTGTCGCAGCTGCCGCCGATGATCGCCATTTCCAAGGACATCCGCGAAACGATGCTGACGATGTACAGCACGTTCAACGGGATGATCAACCAGATGGCGCGGATGACCGACACCGCGACCGTCATGGGGCAGGCCTTCGACGCCGCGAAGAACGACGACTTCTTCTATCTGCCGCCGGAAGCCTTCGACAACGCCGACTTCCAGAAGGGCCTCAAGTTGATGGTCTCGCCGGACGGGAAGTCCGCGCAGATCATCGTCACCCACGAGGGCGACCCGGCCGGTAACGCGGCGCTTTCCAAGACCGAGGAGGAGCTGACCGCGGCCAAGGCGGCGATCAAGGGCACTCCGCTACAAGGAGCCCGGGTCTACATCGGCGGCACGGCGCCGACCTATCACGACATCGGCGAGTTCTTGAGATACGACATGATGCTGGCGGTGATGGCGTCGCTGTGCCTGATCATGATCATCATGCTGGTGCTGACCCGCAGCCTCGTGGCGGCCGCGGTGATCGTCGGAACGATCGCGGTCTCCCTGGGCTCGTCGTTCGGGTTGTCGGTGCTGATCTGGCAACACATCCTCGGCCTGCAACTGCACTGGTTCGTGCTGCCCTTCACTGTGATCATCCTGTTGGCGGTGGGATCGGACTACAACCTGCTACTGGTATCTCGCTTCAAGGAAGAACTCGGCGCCGGGATGAATACCGCGATCATCCGCGGCGTCGGGGGATCGGGCAGCGTGGCCACCCAGGCGGGACTGGTGTTCGCGTTCACCATGGGCGCGATGATCAGCAGTGACCTGGTCTCGATCGGTCAGTCCGGGACCGCGATCTGCCTGGGGCTGCTGTTCGACACGTTCATCATCCGGGCGTTCATGACGCCGTCGATCGCGGCGCTGCTGGGCCGCTGGTTCTGGTGGCCGATCAAGGTGCTGCCCACCTCGTCGCTCACCCGCAACCGGCCGGCCGTGACCGAGCGCGCGGCCGACGACCCGGCGACTACCGAGATCCCGGTGGCGACCCCCTAAGCCCATCGCTGACCGGCCAGGTCACGGGCATGCCCCGGCCGGCCAGCCACCGGTGCAGGTCGTAGCCGTTGCGGGCCAGGCCGTCGACGGCGGCCACCGCGCGCAGCACCGCCTGCTCGGCGTCGTGCTGACTGAGCAGACCCTCGGCGACGGCGGCCATCAGCTCGTCGGTGTCGGCGAGCTCGACGCCGGATGCGGTGCGGACCACCAGATCCAGGTAGTGGTCCCGGGAGCGCCAGTGCTCCGGTCCCGCGGTGTACTCGCCGACGTCGAGGTAGAAGTCCTGCTCACGCTCGTAACCCGGGCTGAAATGGAAGACGGTCGCGCGCAGCCCCAGCGATGGCAGCAGCCAGGACTCCAGGTAGTGGAATTGGGCCCGGCCCGGGGTGGGGCGGGCCAGGTAGAGACCCCACGGGTGCACCGTGTAGACGTCGACGGCACGCACCACCCCTTTGGGGTCGGTGTTGGTGTAGCCGCGCAGGTCGAAGGTCTCTTCCTTGGGTGGATGCACCGCTGGCCGCCTCTCGCTGTCGGAGGCCCAGCCTATTGCCCGGCTCCTCCTCATCGCGCTGGCGCGCTCTGCATTGTCGCCGGGCGGGCCTACCCTGGCTTCCGTGGCCTTCGCAACCGAACACCCTATCGTCGCGCATTCGGAGTACCGGCCCGCCGCAGACGCCGTGGAAGGCATCGTCCGCGCCGGCGGCCGGTTCGATGTCGTCAGCGAGTTCCAGCCGGCCGGTGACCAGCCGGCCGCCATTGCCGACCTGGAACGTCGTATCACCTCGGGGGAGAAGGACGTGGTGCTGCTGGGCGCCACCGGCACCGGCAAATCGGCCACCGCGGCGTGGCTGATCGAGCGGCTGCAGCGCCCCACCCTGCTGATGGCGCCCAACAAGACGCTGGCCGCGCAGCTGGCGAATGAGCTGCGAGAGATGTTGCCGCACAACGCTGTCGAGTACTTCGTCTCGTACTACGACTACTACCAGCCGGAAGCCTATATCGCGCAGACCGACACCTACATCGAGAAGGACAGCTCGATCAACGACGATGTCGAGCGGCTGCGCCACTCGGCGACCTCCAGTCTGCTGTCCCGGCGCGACGTCGTGGTGGTCGCCTCGGTGTCCTGCATCTACGGCCTGGGCACCCCGCAGTCCTACCTGGACCGCTCCGTAGAGCTGCAGGTCGGCGCCGAGGTGCCGCGCGATGGACTGCTGCGACTGCTGGTCGACGTGCAGTACACCCGCAATGACATGGCATTCACCCGCGGCTCGTTCCGGGTGCGCGGCGACACCGTCGAGATCATTCCCTCCTACGAGGAGCTGGCGATTCGCATCGAGTACTTCGGCGACGAGATCGAGGCGCTGTACTACCTGCATCCGCTCACCGGGGATGTGGTGCGCAAGGTCGACTCGCTGCGCATCTTCCCGGCCACCCACTACGTCGCCGGCCCGGAACGGATGACGCAGGCCATCTCCACCATCGAGGAGGAGCTGGCCGCCCGGCTCGAAGAGCTGGAGAACCACGGCAAACTGCTGGAGGCCCAGCGGCTGCGGATGCGCACCAGCTACGACATCGAGATGATGCGCCAGGTCGGCTTCTGCTCGGGCATCGAGAACTATTCGCGGCACATCGACGGTCGCGGCGCCGGGACGGCGCCGGCCACCCTGATCGACTACTTCCCCGAGGACTTCCTGCTCATCATCGACGAGTCGCACGTCACCGTGCCGCAGATCGGCGCCATGTACGAGGGCGACATGTCACGCAAGCGCAACCTGGTGGAGTTCGGTTTCCGGTTGCCGTCGGCCTGTGACAACCGGCCGCTGACCTGGGAGGAGTTCGCCGACCGGATCGGCCAGACGGTCTACATGTCGGCCACCCCGGGACCCTATGAGCTCAGCCAGGCCGGCGGCGAGTTCGTCGAGCAGGTGATCCGCCCGACCGGCCTGGTGGACCCCAAGGTCGTGGTGAAGCCGACCAAGGGCCAGATCGACGACCTGATCGCCGAGATCCGGCAGCGCACCGCGGCCGACGAGCGGGTGCTGGTCACCACGCTGACCAAGAAGATGGCCGAAGACCTCACCGACTACCTGCTGGAGATGGGGATCCGGGTGCGCTACCTGCACTCCGAGGTCGACACGCTGCGCCGGGTGGAGCTGCTGCGGCAACTCCGGCTCGGCGACTACGACGTGCTGATCGGCATCAACCTGCTGCGCGAGGGTCTGGACCTGCCAGAGGTGTCGCTGGTGGCCATCCTCGACGCCGACAAGGAGGGTTTCCTGCGCTCCACCCGCAGCCTGATCCAGACCATCGGCCGCGCCGCCCGCAACGTCTCCGGCGAAGTGCACATGTACGCCGACAAGATCACCGACTCCATGCGTGAAGCCATCGACGAAACCGAACGCCGCCGGGCCAAGCAGGTCGCCTACAACGAGGCCAACGGCATCGACCCCCAGCCGCTGCGCAAGAAGATCGCCGACATCCTCGACCAGGTCTACCGGGAGGTGGAGGACAC
The window above is part of the Mycolicibacter sp. MU0102 genome. Proteins encoded here:
- a CDS encoding MmpS family transport accessory protein codes for the protein MVVVLVATLAGFAGFRIHAVMAPKPAPTAFIDESRPVIPKDVIYEVFGPEGTAGQVNYLDENSQPQRADFTTLPWSFTISTKLTSIFANVVAQGDSSSIGCRITVNGEVRDEQTVDTHNAQVFCLVKSA
- the uvrB gene encoding excinuclease ABC subunit UvrB — translated: MAFATEHPIVAHSEYRPAADAVEGIVRAGGRFDVVSEFQPAGDQPAAIADLERRITSGEKDVVLLGATGTGKSATAAWLIERLQRPTLLMAPNKTLAAQLANELREMLPHNAVEYFVSYYDYYQPEAYIAQTDTYIEKDSSINDDVERLRHSATSSLLSRRDVVVVASVSCIYGLGTPQSYLDRSVELQVGAEVPRDGLLRLLVDVQYTRNDMAFTRGSFRVRGDTVEIIPSYEELAIRIEYFGDEIEALYYLHPLTGDVVRKVDSLRIFPATHYVAGPERMTQAISTIEEELAARLEELENHGKLLEAQRLRMRTSYDIEMMRQVGFCSGIENYSRHIDGRGAGTAPATLIDYFPEDFLLIIDESHVTVPQIGAMYEGDMSRKRNLVEFGFRLPSACDNRPLTWEEFADRIGQTVYMSATPGPYELSQAGGEFVEQVIRPTGLVDPKVVVKPTKGQIDDLIAEIRQRTAADERVLVTTLTKKMAEDLTDYLLEMGIRVRYLHSEVDTLRRVELLRQLRLGDYDVLIGINLLREGLDLPEVSLVAILDADKEGFLRSTRSLIQTIGRAARNVSGEVHMYADKITDSMREAIDETERRRAKQVAYNEANGIDPQPLRKKIADILDQVYREVEDTESIEVAGSGRNASRGRRAQGEPGRAVSAGVFEGRDTSNMPRAELADLVKDLTEQMMNAARDLQFELAARIRDEIADLKKELRGMDAAGIK
- a CDS encoding NAD(P)H-dependent flavin oxidoreductase; the protein is MSLRNRLTDYFGIEHPIVLAPMAQASGGRLAAAVTHAGGLGLLGGGYGDADWVQREFDAAGDARVGCGFITWSLTRAPEALAVALNRQPAAIMLSFGDPEAFAGDIRDAGVPLICQVQTLEQAHAALRAGANVIVAQGAEAGGHGMSGCSTLTFVPAVVDLVAGHSPETFVLAAGGIADGRGVAAALALGADGVLIGTRFWACSEALVSPSAHQRAIRASGEDTVRTRVYDLVRQLDWPAQYDERALRNTFLQSWHGDESHLLANLPEAIDAFQAGLAAADFDIAHILIGEAVGLIHDVLPAGAIVAQMVHDATRILNRGS
- a CDS encoding DUF402 domain-containing protein; this encodes MHPPKEETFDLRGYTNTDPKGVVRAVDVYTVHPWGLYLARPTPGRAQFHYLESWLLPSLGLRATVFHFSPGYEREQDFYLDVGEYTAGPEHWRSRDHYLDLVVRTASGVELADTDELMAAVAEGLLSQHDAEQAVLRAVAAVDGLARNGYDLHRWLAGRGMPVTWPVSDGLRGSPPGSR
- the rpsA gene encoding 30S ribosomal protein S1 gives rise to the protein MPSPTVTSPQVAINDIGSAEDFLAAIDKTIKYFNDGDIVEGTIVKVDRDEVLLDIGYKTEGVIPSRELSIKHDVDPHEVVSVGDEVEALVLTKEDKEGRLILSKKRAQYERAWGTIEELKEKDEAVKGTVIEVVKGGLILDIGLRGFLPASLVEMRRVRDLQPYIGKEIEAKIIELDKNRNNVVLSRRAWLEQTQSEVRSEFLNQLQKGAVRKGVVSSIVNFGAFVDLGGVDGLVHVSELSWKHIDHPSEVVQVGDEVTVEVLDVDMDRERVSLSLKATQEDPWRHFARTHAIGQIVPGKVTKLVPFGAFVRVEEGIEGLVHISELAEHHVEVPDQVVAVGDDAMVKVIDIDLDRRRISLSLKQANEDYTEEFDPSKYGMADSYDEQGNYIFPEGFDAETNEWIEGFDKQRTEWEARYAEAERRHKMHTAQMEKFAAAEHAEPRSGANGSHRDEAPAGGSLASDEQLAALREKLAGNSA
- the coaE gene encoding dephospho-CoA kinase, which encodes MLRIGLTGGIGAGKSTVSAAFNRHGGVIVDGDVIAREVVEPGTEGLAKLVEAFGPGILLPDGALDRPALAAIAFSDDDKRATLNGIVHPLVAQRRSELIAAAGTDAVIVEDIPLLVESQMAPLFPLVVVVHAEVETRVARLTEIRGMSEADARARIAAQATEPQRRDVADVWLDNSGSPDDLAAKALELWEQRILPFAHNLTNRQTVPSPTQLVPADPTWPDQAQRILARLRTTCGHRATRVDHIGSTAVSGLDAKDVIDVQITVESLAVADELADTLLAAGYPRLEAITADNVKTDARSTVAEFDHTDSPALWDKRIHASADPGRATNVHIRVAGWPNQQFALLFPAWLSADAAARADYLAIKRDAERAAADGDIDAYCEVKEPWFDTAYRRAWAWADDTGWRP
- a CDS encoding TetR/AcrR family transcriptional regulator, with product MDAPQVSSLRERRRRETEAAIHRAAVELIAERGYDAVTVPMISERAGVCVRTFFNYFPNKETSVVLPFPPFDPELSAVVRSGPGAERLMADVAELVINHIEVHTENSVGLATLLRMICEIPELLRLHTAELAELETQLVELIAQRLQLPSADRRVEVFASAVMATANTGIQRWSRDPEAGSLSDEVRRCVCLLEPLQHL
- a CDS encoding PrsW family intramembrane metalloprotease; the protein is MRNRRKVGAPLIVIVLLAVLTAFLLLLFTAANPGGTLTALVLASMSMLVVLLCYRWLDRWEPEPRRLLQLAFLWGASVAVVLAVGLETFGSSVATVRPLVSKTFDMAAIQAPFIEEAAKGLFLLVMLTGRRRLALNSLTDCMVYAGVVAVGFAWMEDIVYIAPADSPAKMAAVAIARLIFGPFAHPLFTTMTGIGVFFALRRHGFWSKAIVILIGYLGAVAMHASWNASLAMGGGQLFLVTYFFWLVPVFLLMVLLGVLSRRHEQQLVASKLPGMVAGGLISPNEATWLGSIRTRKLAIREATRIGGRPAGKAVKNFAVQVVQLAFIRDRIDRGFGDPEVFAVQQEDAYGVVAARTAAPVLYTMAGYHSPLPARR
- a CDS encoding RND family transporter; the encoded protein is MSGDTVTHSRVARFIHRVPLLVVVAWLALTVVVNVVVPQLEEVGKAHSVSLAAKDAQSYQAIKKQGANFEQFDSDSMVMVLLEGDEPLGDQARTYYHGLVEKLRANTEHVEYVQDFWGDRITAGGAQSMDDKAAYVQLNLVGDQGTTTGKESVQSVRDIVDGSSPPPGLHVYVTGQAALTMDMNDAGDESMLKMTAITFVVITVMLLLIYRSMATVLLILFTVFVELGAARGIVAVLGHFEIMGLSTFAVSLLTSLAIAAGTDYAIFFIGRYQEARAAGQDRITAYFTTYHSVSHVVLGSGLTIAGATFCLKFTRLPYFASMGVPCAVGMLVVVAAAMTITPAVLLLGTRFGLLESKRKLSARGWRRIGTAIVRWPGPIFVVTMIVALIGIGVLPSYSVNYNDQYYIPKSLPSIQGYEASYRHFSKARMNPDIVLVETDQDLRTPGNMLVLDRIAKNIFRLDGIDKVQSITRPLGAPIDHSSVPFQLSMQSVPITENLDYLKGRMADMLHMTDQLGSMIEIMERMHALMSEQAGVTHDMVGHTTEMKQVTDEMRDHMADFDDFWRPMRNYFYWEPHCSGVPMCWSLRSIFDGLDGVDNLSDKMTAMLGDLEHMDTLMPQMVSQLPPMIAISKDIRETMLTMYSTFNGMINQMARMTDTATVMGQAFDAAKNDDFFYLPPEAFDNADFQKGLKLMVSPDGKSAQIIVTHEGDPAGNAALSKTEEELTAAKAAIKGTPLQGARVYIGGTAPTYHDIGEFLRYDMMLAVMASLCLIMIIMLVLTRSLVAAAVIVGTIAVSLGSSFGLSVLIWQHILGLQLHWFVLPFTVIILLAVGSDYNLLLVSRFKEELGAGMNTAIIRGVGGSGSVATQAGLVFAFTMGAMISSDLVSIGQSGTAICLGLLFDTFIIRAFMTPSIAALLGRWFWWPIKVLPTSSLTRNRPAVTERAADDPATTEIPVATP